DNA from Prosthecochloris marina:
ATGCAAAATAGGGAAAAGTTGCGTTTGCATTATGTGAAAAAAATGATTTTTTAGGATTGAAAGAACAGGATATAAACCTGTCAATCGAACTACTATACGTATAGTCCACTCTCTGCTCTTTGCAAAAGCCCGTAATAGATCGATAACTAAATTGGCAAAAAGAGCACAAGAGCGCTTTTATTCATGGTTAGTGAGCCTTGGCAGGGCACGTAATAATACTGACAGCGGCACTTATATAACAGGAGAAACAACATGTTTGAACCGGAAAAAGAACGACTGCACGAAATACATCATCGCATAGAACAGTTACGGGGGTATCTTTGACGTCGATGAACGACTGAAAAAGATAGGTGAACTCGAACAGATCACCGCAGAAGAAAATTTCTGGGACAACCAGCAGGAGGCCCAGAAGATTCTTGCGGAGATCAGTGAACACAAGATCTGGACCGAAGGGTTCCAAAAACTTGAAAAGGAAAGCACCGAGCTCAAAGAAGAGCTGGAGATTGCCGAAGAACTGGGTGAAGAATCTCTTGCCGAAGAGATAGATCCCCGTATCAGTGCCATCGAGCAGGAAATCACGGCTATCGAGTTCAGAAACATGCTCTCCGGCAAGGATGACCCCGGAAACGCCCTGATTACCATACATGCAGGCGCTGGCGGCACCGAAGCCCAGGACTGGGCAGAAATGCTCTACCGGATGTACATGCGATGGGCGGAACGAAAAGGGTTCAAGGTATACACGGATGACTATCAGGAAGGGGAAGGTGCGGGCATCAAAACCGCCACGCTCGAGATACTGGGCCCATACGCCTACGGGTATCTGAAAGCCGAGAACGGCGTGCATCGTCTGGTGAGAGTATCGCCATTCGACTCGAACGCCCGCCGCCACACCTCGTTCGCCAGTGTTTTCACCTATCCGGAGGCCCCGCCGGATGCCGAAATCGACATCCGCAAGGAAGATCTGGAACTATCCACCTTTCGAAGTGGTGGCAAAGGCGGGCAGAATGTCAACAAGGTTGAAACCGCTGTACGTATCAAGCATATGCCTTCCGGTATCGTTGTATCCTGCCAGCAGGAACGTTCACAGTTTCAGAACCGGGAACGTGCAATGAAAATGCTGCGCGCTCAGCTCTATCAGAAACAGCGTGAGGAAGAAGAAGCACGCAAGCAGGAAGTTGAAGGCAAGAAAAAGAAAATCGAGTGGGGCAGCCAGATCCGCAGCTACGTCATGGACGACCGCAGAATCAAGGACCACAGAACGAACCATGAGCGACACGATATAGAAACCGTCCTTGACGGCGATATAGACGATTTTATGGAGAAGTATTTGTCGGAATTCACCAACTGATGGGCACCCCAATATATTCATTGCGTGCTTCAATTGCGCCGTTGAGCGGATAGATGCGCTCCGTTCACCGTGCACTCGAACCGCTCATAACAATACATTGGGGTGCCATGGCATCTCTTGAATCACCGAAAAACAATGGCAGAAAGCTCCCTCAAGTTCGGCGTCATCACCGACATTCATTATGGAAATGGTGACCGCCTCAAGGAAAAAAACGACCTGCACACTTGCTTTGATTTCTGGCGGAAAAATCGGGTAGCGTTTGTCGTACAACTCGGCGACCTGATTGACGGCAAAGGCCCTGAAGCAGTGGAAAACCTCGTGGGTGCAACCGCTGTTCTCCGCGAATACCCCGGACCATTGTACCATGTTGCCGGCAACCACTGCCTCGGCGCCCCGTTGGACCGCTACCTCGAAGAAACCGGCCTCGATGCACCGTACTACACCTTCAGCATAAACGGCATACGCTTTATCGTACTGCACGGTATGGATATCAACCCGGAATCCAAGCCTGAAACCACTTCCGATAAAGCCAGAAAAAATCTCCTGAACCATGATCCCTGGGCAAATCTCTACTGCGGAGCAGTCGGAGAAGAACAGATTCATTGGCTCGAACGACAGCTTGACGAAACACGTGAATCGAGAGAACAGGTTATCCTTTTCTGCCATTTCCCCTTACTCAAAGAAACCTCCGACGAACCGCACGGCCTCTTGTGGAACCACGACGAAGTAACGGATGTACTGCGCCGCTACGACAACATCATCGCCTGTTTCACCGGTCACCTGCACCGCAGTGCATATCTCAAGCGTTACGGCATTCACTTCATGACCATGGCGCCTTTCCTCAAACGCAAAGAACCTCCCCACTATTCCTGCGGAATGATAGAGCTCGATAACGCATCGATGACGGTATACGACCAGAACCTCGACAAACTGCATACGCTGAAGATAGACTGACCATCCATGAAAAAGATGCTGAAACGCTTTTCAATCCTGCTTTTCTGTCTTTTAACAGGCGTATTGTCAGAAGCCGTCGCCGATACAAAACCAAGCCTCACCCTGGATACCATCTCCAAAAAACAGGGTGAATTTTTTACCGCAACGGTATCGGGAACCCGTTTCATTCCAGACCTCTGGTTCAATGGTGAACATTTTACCATGTTCCGGCAGAAAGACGGCAGTTACCGGGCACTCGTACCGGTCGAGAACCTGTCGAAACCCGGCAGCTACGCCATACTTGCAAAGGCCGATGACTGGAAAGAAAAAATTCCCGTCACGGTTGTATCAAACAACCGGCTGGTTCAGAAAATATGGCTCGACAGAAAAACCAACAGCCTGAAAGCGACCAAGGAGGAAAAAGAGCAGGTGAAACAGGGGCTCCGAACACTGAGCAGCGAAAAGCTCTGGTCGGAACGCTTCAGTTATCCCTGCAACGGCAGAAAATCAAGCCCTTTCGGCGTGAAACGCTCCTACAATGGCGCACCTGTATCGAGCTACCATAAAGGCATCGATATCGCCGTTCCCCGAGGCACACCGGTGAAAAGTCCTGCGCCGGGAAAAGTCATGCTCACCGGCTATGAGTCAAACCGCTTCCATGTACACGGAAACACCGTCATCATCGACCACGGCCAGGGCCTGACGTCGATCTACCTGCATCTGCATTCGATCAGCGTCAAGGAAGGAGATGTTGTGAACAAAGGCGAAACCATAGGCACCGTCGGCAGCACCGGTATCTCCACCGGCCCCCACCTTCACTGGGGTACCTACCTCTACGGCACCAGCGTCGATCCGGAGTTGTTTGTGGAAAGTGAATATTAGGCGGGGTAACCAGAGCGACTCAATGGCTTTTTATGTTTGCAGAATTTCAATGACAGTAGAAGCCATAGTATCACTTGTCTAAATAGACATCTTTTCGATGACGAACCCGGACAATGTGTATAAGCAACTTCTCGTCTACCACCTCGTAGACTATCCTGTAATTGGCAACTCGCACCCGGAATAACCGGCTTGCCCCTTTAATTTTACGTACTCCCGAAGGGCGAGGGTTGGATGCTAACGACTGAACGGTATCGACAATTCGAGGAACTACTGCTTTATCGATCCGTTTTAACTCTTTCAATGCCGACGACTTCCACTCAATCTGGTAGACACCCATCGCGTTTTAGCTCTTCCATAACTTTTTTATGAGCAATCACAGGCTCATCACGCCTCTCCGCGACCATAGCAAGGTCACTCAAGTCTTCAAGCAGCTCTTCATATTCTTTAAGAGGTAAAATCACTGCTCGCTTTTGACCTTTGGCATCAGTTATATAATCAGGTTTAAAGTCTTTAACTGATATCATATTCAAACTCTTTGTTTCCCAATTCTAATAATCAATGTAACAGAAATCATCAATATCTTTCAAAAGATACGCAGTACATACACTGTTTGTTCAATTCTCAACGGCCCCTACCTCTATGGCACCAGCGTCGATCCGGAGTTGTTTGTGAGGAACGTGTACTGAGGGGATATACACGCTGAACCGGTAAAATGAAGGACGATCGAAAAAGCAGAACGACGTGGTTGCTTTTAGAACATCCATCCCGTCGGGTTTGGAGGCGCTTCTTTTTGGTCGAGAAACTTTATGCCATTAACGCAGCGAATAATTAACCAGACCACCCAGAAAATAAGTACCAGTATTCCGATAACAACAAAAGAGAGTATTATCCCTATGAACAAGTAAAGAAGTCCTATCCAGAACGTTCTGATCTGGAATTCGTAGTGACTTTTCAACCAGTCCGGAGCATCGTCTTTATTGATATACGCCATGACAACACCGATTATCGCTGTAACACCAAATACGAGCCCTACAAGATAGAGTATGTAGACGATTTTTGCGGTACCCTCGGTGGTTGGCTTTTCTTGTACTATTGCTTCATCCATGGTTTTTCTCGATTGTTGGTTGCCGATTCATTGGTGCCCCTTATGATTTGGCACCTATAAGTCCCAACAAAAGCATAGATTTTTCACAGGACCTTCTGAAAGATACCGCATTTATACTCAACACTCAAATGTAAGCCATGCCTCACCGGCATCTTTCAACAAACAAAACCTCAGTTCCATCATAAGCATGTAACGCCTCTCCTGAACCCGTATCTTTGACAAATGAATAGATGCTTGTGATCGACAAGCATATCATCCTCAGCTTACTGTTATCTTCAATTGCCTTCTGTGCAAATACGTTGTAGTAGCCATGAACATCCCTTATTGCCGAACATTTATTCTCACATCTCATAGCTGACGCTCGAATTCAGAATATCAAAAAGTTCAGCCCTGAATGATCCACTGAGAAGATATACGAGACATCGGGTGTATAATTCAATCCCAGGAAACCCCTACGGTATATCACTCCACGACTCGGCTTCCTGTGCTTTTTCAGCAGCCTCCAACGGAACGGCTGGGGCACCGAATGTTTTTTCCTCTGCTTCCTCTGAACGAGGGGGAAACGTTTGACGGCCTTCGCTGTTGGCATCGTTGATGAGCCACATCAGACGAACCCAATAGATTCCAAAACCGGCAAACCCGAGGTACTCGATCCAGAATACCCAACTGATTTCAGGAAAATATGCTTTGAGTTGATTGTGAAACAGAAAGGTGATGATACCGATAGTCATCAAAGTCAATGAAAGAGCCTTAACTTTCCATAATCTTTTGAACCATGTTTCCGGTTCGGAGAGGCGGCTCAAAGCGTCCTTGAGCTTCGGCCCGCCGCTGTAAATCACGGAAGCCACTGCAGAAAGGTAGAGAAGGCCTGCTGACGGGAGATGCAGGACCGGGAGAAGTCCGGGAACGCAGTCTGGATGTTCGGAAAGTATGCACTGCATAGGAAACAGCGCAACACCAAAGGCGAAAATACCGGCAGCGTTATGAATAAAGTTGTCCCTCTCGTCCAGGCCGCGGTACGAGTAAAGCACCCCGCCAAGAAAGGCGAGAAAAATCAGGAAAAGCGTCCGGGGCACGCCACCGTCTTTGACGGTAAAATAGTAATCACTGAGAGAAGGCTCGAGGTCGCAGTCTAAAGCAAATCCGGAAAATGCCGTAAGCAAAGGCATCCCGATGAGAGCCGCTCCCGCCATATATCGGAGACGACGGTATGTCTTGCCTATGCTCTGGTCTGCAAAACCGCTCCTTTTTTTCATTGCCACTGCTTCTGATCGATACGTTGAGAGGAGATATGAAGCACCGTTCGTGAACTCGTCTCTTTGACAAGTGAATAGATGCCTGTGATCGCGATAGGCATATCATCCTCAGCGTACTGTTATCTTCAATTGTCTTTTGCGCAAATACGTTGTAGTAGTTACGAGCGTCCCTTATTTTCGAAAAGGATCGATAATGGTAAGCCCTTGAATTTTCTGATGGTGGTGCAGCTCTTCCGAGTAAAGCACTTCGCAATCGGCTTGTAATGCAGCTGCGATGATCAGCGAGTCATAGTGGCTATAACCCCAACGCTCCATAATATCAAGCGCCTGTTTGTAAAGGTCGAGGCTGCTAAAAACCCTGCATAGCCCTGCAAGAACCGTATCGAGATATTTTCTGCAATCCTGCAGGGAAAACGGAACATCGAATTTTTTTGTAGCGACATTGATGAATTCCTGGACAACCTGAGAGCTGATCACTCCTTTTCCGCCATGCAAGGCATTTTTGATCAAACGTAGAGCTTCCGCCTGTTTGGCCGGAAAAGTTGAGTCAAACGAATAAACCAGGATGTTGGTATCGAGAAAATAGTTACCGTTCATTCATCTCCTCCCTCGCGAACTTCTTTCCAGGCCGAACATAACTCATGGAACGCATCAGATCATCGAAATCCCGCGCCCTTGCTTCGGCACTTACATAACTCTCGAGCCATCGCCTGAATGAAGCGTTCAGTGTTGTATGTTCACGCAGCGCCTTTTCCCTTGCTTTCCTTATCAGCTCCTCATCCGCGCTCAAGGTGATATTCTTCAACATAACAGTACATCATAGCGTTTAGCGTACGTTGTGTACACTACTCTCGTGTACAATATACAGAAAACACCGCAGACCGCACATAATTCCTGGAGACAGAGATACTGCCCGGTAAAAAATCCTCATCCATCGAAAATCAGCATGCCGCTATTTCACCACAAGCATCTCATCAGCCCCTTTCTGAAATCGATATCTCACCTTCTGAAACGAAACGTCGACTCCATCAGCGACGAGTGACTCTATGATAGGGCTAACGTATTGTGACCGGGAACCGTCGAGGGTTACCAGGGGGTAAACCCGAACCTCATGAGCGACGCGGCAAAGCTCCTTCATCGAGAGAATGTGCTGTTCAAGACTGACATGGTCACTGTAAAGAAAAAGGTAATGAGAGCATAAAGCGATATCGAAGGCGTTGTCTCCGAAAGGAAGTTCGGGTAATGAAGCGTTTATATAGCGACCTGCTTGTTTTCCTTTTTCGTAGTCATCGAAAAACCGTGCCATCGCCTCCATGCGCACTTGAACGAGATGGTCGATGTCGTGTATCGACTCCCAGATGTAATCATCGAAATTTTTTGAAACCTCACGAACGATTTCTGGACAGACGCCTCTCACACGTGAACGGATCTCTTGGGTGCTGAACCGGTATACGGGATCGGCCGAGATGACGTTTCCGCCGACTTTTGTCAATTGGGCGTTGAATGCTGCAGGACCGTCGCCGCATCCGAGAACTGCCTTTTGAAGATCGGCATCCGTTAGGAGGAACATATCACGGTACTCCTCAAAGGAGCGTCCCCATGGAACAATATCTTGCAGCTGCACGATGGATGACTTGGAGAAAGAAAAAAAACTATATCATGTTACATGGATTGAGCAGCTCAACACAGCTTGCCGCCATGTCTCTTATAGTTCCGGTTACCATAACCGGATGGATTTACAACCTGTCATGCCGGATGATGGTTCGGTAAACAGAAACCATAACATCGACTCTTTGACAGAGTCCCCATCTTTCGCTTACTCGCAAAATCATTGACAATAGTGAAGTATTCGGTATTTTAAAGATAATCGAGTGAAGTGTGCTTCATTAACCAGTGTACAAAACAGTAGGGAGAGTGAGCATGCAAAAGGTTGGAATATTCTGGGACCCCAAAGGTTTCGAGCTGGACTCTCTCGGTAAAAAACAGTACCTGAGAGCGACTGACGGCGATACACCGTATGTCTCGATGTCAATTCGCATGTTGAGCATCGACACCCCTGAAGTACATTACCCCGGCAGAGCAAAGCCCTCGAATCAGGACGAGAATCTGGCTCAGTTAGCGGAATGGATGAAACAGGGCCTCGCGCCGATCAACGAGGATCTCTCCACCTTACTGCACTCTAAACTATCCACGGGAAAGGCTGGCACCCTCCAGGAACAACAGGGAAAAAAAGCAACTGAAGTTTTCCGCAGCCTGATCGAGGAAAAGCTGAGCAAACCCGACAGTAGTCGGAAACGCAGTGTCTACCTCCGTGCGGCCGACGAACCTTTCGATCAATACGGCAGGTTGCTCGTTTATCTGGCCCCGAGTTACAATGCAGAAGAGCGCGCCGGCATGTCGGCGAAGGATCGTGCGACCTTCAACCTGCTGATGGTAAGCGAAGGCTGGGCCGCGACATTACCAATCTACCCGAGCCTGCCGAAGCATTTCGACCTGGTGCTGTTGCAGGAAACCGGCAAAGAGGCTGTAAAACAAAAAAAAGGGGCATGGGCCGACCCTCTTACCCTGACGGGGTACGAGTTCCGGATGTGCGTCAAACTCTATGAAGTGACCAGGAAAATAGTCCAGGGCAAAAGGCTGTCCAACAGGGAAAAATACTCGTGGATCAGCAGGTTCTGCATGGATATGACCACACGCGAAATTTATTATCCTCAATCATATTTCAAGGTAAAGCCTTACAACCGGATCTTTATATGGCCGGAAGACGTCACGGAGGCTGTCGGACGGCTGAACCTGTCGCCTGCCGAGTGATAGTGGTGGGCACATGAATTTGGATTCATGACAGGGTACAGCGTTGCTTGCTACTGTTTCTCTTCTGTTGATGCAAACGTTCTCTGTATTCCCTTGGTATAGTTCACTTTTGGATACCCGAACAGCACAAACAAGCCCTCCCTGCTTGCAGATCTTATTCCCTGTTTCTCCCTGAACGCCTTTGCTTTTCTTCCATTTTGAATGAAAGGATGTATTCCGCCGATCATACAGGTACTCAATCCAAGTGCCTCGGCAGCAGCCATGGCATACGTAGCCGCAATAATAGGATCGGCAGGATCTGCGTATGGTGACCCGTAAAAATACATCGCCAAGGGAGCGTCATAACTTACAAGATTGACCCCTTTTTGCATGTTTTCCGTGTAGGCATGGAGCAATGGTCTTACAAAATTTTTGAACATCTCATGACTTTCTTTGCTCCAGAAAGGACGCATCAACAATAAAAACCATCCGGACACAATCCACTTCATGCTTTCCAGATAACAACAAAAATCTTCTGCGAACGATCTCACTTTTTCTCTGGAGTTCAGGACAAGAACATTCACGTCGGAAGGCGGTAACCCCATAGGAGCAGTCCTTGCCGTATCCAGAATCTTTTTTATCAAATCACCGTCAACAGGTGCTTCCCTGAACTCCCTTACGCTTCTTCTCCTCTGAAAAAGAATGTGCAGCTGTTCGTAGGTCGCGGCATCTTTCCGATCGGGAAGCTCAAACAGATCGTGAGATGAAAATGTGCGACCCGATACATCAATTGCACCTGACGGGCATATTGCCATACAGTGCCCGCAGCCTATACACCCGAACAGCGGATGATCATGTACCTCGACCTTTCCCTCTTTTATTGCAATGCTAAAATCCTTGCAAACAGATACACAGAGCCCACACCCTGTACACTTTTCTCTGTCAATACTTATTTCTGCTGGTGTTTTTGTTCGCGATGTTGGAATAGCCAATATCTTATCCCATTTCTTTGATTAATCTTATTGTAATCCCGGCAACCCGGGCAGACCTTTAAGCCGCATCTCCTGACAGTAAGAAGTAAGAGAGAATATGCCATAACAAACCCGGCAGAGCGAAAAAGCATAAATCACACTCCTGTGTCTAATCAAGGTATTGGCTGACTCTAACCTCAGACACAATCGCATCATCAAAATAGATTATCGCTTTTCCAGCTTCAGTACCACTGCCAATGTAATCAGTATAATTTCCGATGCCCCATACCGCGGTTTCCCCGGGAGGCAAAACAGTTCTGATATTTTCTTTTTCAAATATTTTCACTCCGTTCTGCCAGACAATCACTCTACCGGAGTAATCTTTGGATTTCTTGTAATATGCTTCCACATGTATCCATTTATTCGGCTCAATGAGTAAAGGATTAGCTTGCACGCTATATTCCTGAGTGTGATTACTGCTATTATCATTCTGGTAATCCTTTACGATTAGTCCGAAAAACATGCCCGAACCATCGTTATATATATCCAGAAGCACAACCGGTTGGCTTCCGTCATTGTTGTCAGATTTGAACTGGAACACATTCCACCATCCACCATCATTATTAGGATCATTGCCTGAATCCTTAGTCGGGTCATACTCTTCAGGAAACCTCATAAACACACTATAATATGCTTCATCAGGAAAATAATCACCGTTCTCGTTCCAGGCCTTGTCCGTCCAGCGCATAAATCTTACCGCCTTGCTGTTTCCGGGCTGTATTGCATTATCAATTGAAGCGAAGCTTGCATTGTTACCTGAATACGTATAGTTGGATACTATGCCATAGTCTGTATTCTGTTCATCCGTAATAAAAATCCCTCCTCCCGCATAATACGTACCTGTCCCCTGATCCTCCCATTTTACAAATGTCCCATCCTCATAATCGCAGAACCATAGTATTTTCGATTTTGCCGCATGGGGTAATTGGCCGATGAACGTTTGGCCATTTTCCTCCGGAATCAGAGGATTAGTACCGGAATCACAGGCCGTGATCAGCACCAACAGGAAAACCGAAACCACCAAGGAACTTAACACTCTAATGTTTTTCATGAGAATATGATAGAGAGTTGAGGAACTTGCCTTACCTTGAGCGAAATATACCATTTTAACATTTTTGCTTGAAAAATACCCTTCAGTTACCGACAAACCCTCAACCCGCTCAAAAATCAGTGGATAGTCCGGTACTTCCTTGTCATATCCGGTATACAGTACCAGGAACAGAAATAATTACTATATTATTATCTTAGCCGAAGTCTTAAAGAAGTAAAAAGTCGTTTCCATAACCCATTGACAGCAACCGCACTGGATGGGCAGCTTGACTTTTTTTTCGATTAACCGAAGTAACCAAGACATGAGAATCGCAGTAACTGAGCAACCTAAAAGCAGTACCAGAATGTAACGTACCGGTAAGCAAGACCACCTGACCCCTAATCTCATGACACCCCCTACAGGCAACATTGTCATGAATACCCCCGAGGCGGGTAGAACCGCTTTTCCTGCACAAAAAAAAGCGAAAACAGTGCTCATAGCCGATGACAGTGCTGTCATGCGCAAGATGTTGACGCACACGCTCCAGAAACTGGGCTATACAACCCTTACGGCATCGAACGGCAACAGCTGCCAGGAAATACTGAACCGCTCACGGATCGACCTCCTGTTTCTTGACATCAATATGCCTGGAAAAAACGGCATGGAGATACTCTCCTACATCCACGAGCATCATCTCGAGTTGCCGGTCGTCATGATTTCAGGGTCTGACGATATCGAGCAGGCTTTACGCTGCCTTAAAATGGGAGCATATGAATATCTTCTCAAACCGTTTGGAGCCGATCGGGTTGCGATCACAGCCAAAAACGCTCTTTACGAATCGGAACTCCGGCACAATCTCGATCTTTTTTCAACAGCAATGATGCAGCTCCCCCTTGGCGTCGTCATCACTGATGAAAAAGGAATTATAAAATATACCAATCCCGGGTTCACCGCCATCACAGGCTACTCCGAGCAGGAAGCAAAAGAACAAAGCATCAGTATCCTGAAGTCCGGAAAGCAATCCGAAGAGTATTACCGACGGTTCTGGCAGCAAATCTCTTCAGGGAAAATATGGCAGGGCGAATTCATCAACAGAAAAAAAAACGGAGCATTCTACACCGAACACTGTATCGTCAGCCCGATTACCGATCCGACACAGGGAATCACGTACTTTATCAGTATAAAACAGGATATCACCGAACGCAAAAAGGAACAGCAAGCCCTGGCCGAAAGCGAACGCCGGTTCCAGGAACTCGCAGACCTGCTCCCACAACCGATCTTTGAAACAGACAGCAAAGGGATCATCACCTACAGCAACAACCGTGGGCTCGATCTGTTCGGCTACAGTGAAGATGACCTCGTCAAAGGCATTCACAGCACCGAACTATTTATTCCCGAAGAAAGAGAAAAGGCAGGAAACAACATAAGACTGCTTCTCGACGGCAAACCTTTCGAGAACAACGAATACCAAGGACATAAAAAAGACGGTACGACCTTCCCGGCTCTCGTGTATACCGCTCCAGTGACCCGCGCAGGAAAAACTCTCGGTATCCGGGGAATCATACTCGACATATCAAAAAGAAAAGAAGCCGAAGAAAAACTGCGGGAGTTGAATCAAACCCTCGAAGAACGCGTACAGGAAAGAACAAGGGAGCTTGAAATCACGCATCAACAAATGATTCTCCAGGAAAAACTCGCCTCGATAGGTCAACTGGCAGCCGGCCTTGCGCATGAAATCAACAATCCTGTCAACTTTGTAAGGCTTAATCTCGCAACATTGAAAGAAGATCTCGGCGATTTGCAAAGCATTCTTGAAGAATACCGCACAGTAAGCCGTCAGGCCAAAGCCGGCAAACTGTCCCCGGACTCCTTTGCAAAAATCGACACAATCGAAAAGGAGCTTGACATCGATGCGCTCATCGACGAACTTCCCGAGATTTTTGCTGAATCGGAGCGGGGTTTCGAACGCATCGGAACAATTATCGAGAGCATGAGAAACTTTTCCTTCCGGCACGATATCGATGAAAGAGTTCTGTTCGACCTCAACAAAGGTATAAGGGATACACTCGTCATCGCACGTAATGAATACCGTTACCATGCGAATGTTGAAACGCTGCTCGGCAAAATCCCCCAGGTCCTCTGTAATCCCGAACAGCTGAACCAGGTATTTCTGAATCTCATCGTCAACAGTGCACACGCTATCGCCTCCCTGAAACAAGAGGAAAAAGGGACCATCACCATCGAAACCGGACACGACAAAGAGAATGTGTATTGTCATATCAAAGATGACGGTCCCGGGATACCGGAAGAAATACAACACCGGATATTCGAACCTTTTTTTACAACAAAAGAACCAGGCTCGGGAACCGGACTTGGACTGAGCATTTCATATGATATCATCGTCCATAAACACAACGGGCAGCTCACCGTCAACTGCCCGCCTCAAGGAGGCACTGTTTTTACAATAGCACTCCCTCTCGAGCCTCAAACCGAACCAGAAGTGTATGAAACAACGAAGTGACATCACGATTCTTTTCGTTGACGACGAATCGGACATTCTCAGCTCAATAAAGCGTTTTCTCAGACGTGAAGCGTTCAATAAACATTTCGCCGATAGCGGTGAAAATGCCCTTGAACTCATGACCAAGGAATCTGTGGATGTTGTCGTCACCGATCTGCGTATGCCT
Protein-coding regions in this window:
- a CDS encoding PAS domain S-box protein; translation: MTPPTGNIVMNTPEAGRTAFPAQKKAKTVLIADDSAVMRKMLTHTLQKLGYTTLTASNGNSCQEILNRSRIDLLFLDINMPGKNGMEILSYIHEHHLELPVVMISGSDDIEQALRCLKMGAYEYLLKPFGADRVAITAKNALYESELRHNLDLFSTAMMQLPLGVVITDEKGIIKYTNPGFTAITGYSEQEAKEQSISILKSGKQSEEYYRRFWQQISSGKIWQGEFINRKKNGAFYTEHCIVSPITDPTQGITYFISIKQDITERKKEQQALAESERRFQELADLLPQPIFETDSKGIITYSNNRGLDLFGYSEDDLVKGIHSTELFIPEEREKAGNNIRLLLDGKPFENNEYQGHKKDGTTFPALVYTAPVTRAGKTLGIRGIILDISKRKEAEEKLRELNQTLEERVQERTRELEITHQQMILQEKLASIGQLAAGLAHEINNPVNFVRLNLATLKEDLGDLQSILEEYRTVSRQAKAGKLSPDSFAKIDTIEKELDIDALIDELPEIFAESERGFERIGTIIESMRNFSFRHDIDERVLFDLNKGIRDTLVIARNEYRYHANVETLLGKIPQVLCNPEQLNQVFLNLIVNSAHAIASLKQEEKGTITIETGHDKENVYCHIKDDGPGIPEEIQHRIFEPFFTTKEPGSGTGLGLSISYDIIVHKHNGQLTVNCPPQGGTVFTIALPLEPQTEPEVYETTK